The following are encoded in a window of Ignavibacteriales bacterium genomic DNA:
- a CDS encoding S41 family peptidase codes for MFLRKYKIFLIPVTIILFSGFFKGDDDIYLQVSKSIEIFGKIYKEVTFNYTDKINPEEFMISGINGMLSSLDPYTVFIDEKRKDDIDLLTNGKYGGIGVSIGLRNDKVTIVDLIEGYTAQRQGLRIGDVLYSVNGTEITKDNFDDISSFVKGEPGTEVKIIILRDGGSEKLVFNLIREEVKIKNLTFSDFVPENSNTVYLKLISFTRTAGDEIKKALIDLNEQKEIKSIVLDIRGNPGGLLDAAIDVCEKFLKKSQLVISVMGRDSSSYKKYYSNEEPIASNNKLIVLVDNGSASASEIVAGAIQDHDRGLILGTETFGKGLVQTVVPLSYNTSLKITTARYYTPSGRCIQKIDYSKSNKVVKNSQSSTNKDFATDNKRTVFASGGIKPDTIVKSEDESAILKELSSKGIIFKFATDYFSQTNKNNFINDSNDNLYRLFADFIKKEKFEYSTSAEKQITELINTSEKEKYSIKILDELINLKNKLKGIRDQEMENHKNEIVVALKNELYTRFEGLAGRIRNSLSYDKQFQVALSILKDDKLYSHLLTHN; via the coding sequence ATGTTTCTAAGAAAATATAAAATATTTTTAATTCCTGTTACAATAATTTTGTTTTCAGGTTTTTTTAAAGGTGATGACGACATTTATTTGCAAGTGTCTAAAAGCATAGAAATATTTGGTAAAATTTATAAGGAAGTTACTTTTAATTATACAGATAAAATCAATCCAGAAGAATTTATGATTTCCGGAATTAATGGGATGTTGTCTTCACTGGATCCTTATACAGTCTTTATTGACGAAAAAAGAAAAGATGATATTGATCTATTAACAAACGGAAAATACGGTGGTATTGGTGTTTCAATTGGATTGAGAAATGATAAAGTTACAATTGTTGATTTGATTGAAGGTTATACTGCTCAACGCCAGGGACTAAGAATTGGTGATGTTCTTTATAGTGTAAATGGAACCGAAATTACTAAAGATAATTTTGATGATATTTCTTCTTTTGTTAAAGGAGAACCTGGTACCGAAGTTAAAATAATTATTTTAAGGGATGGTGGAAGTGAGAAACTGGTATTCAATTTAATTAGGGAAGAAGTCAAGATTAAAAATCTAACTTTTAGTGATTTTGTACCAGAAAATAGTAATACAGTATATTTAAAATTGATTAGCTTTACAAGAACCGCAGGAGACGAAATTAAAAAAGCGCTAATAGATTTGAATGAGCAAAAGGAAATTAAATCTATAGTTTTAGATATTCGGGGTAATCCAGGTGGATTATTAGATGCAGCAATTGATGTATGTGAAAAATTCCTAAAGAAGAGCCAACTTGTAATTTCGGTTATGGGGCGCGATTCATCAAGTTATAAAAAATATTATTCTAATGAAGAACCAATTGCAAGCAACAATAAATTAATTGTTCTTGTGGACAATGGTTCAGCTTCTGCCTCCGAAATTGTAGCTGGCGCAATACAAGATCACGACAGAGGATTAATTTTAGGTACAGAAACGTTTGGGAAAGGATTAGTTCAAACGGTTGTTCCATTATCCTACAATACTTCCCTTAAAATTACAACCGCTCGTTATTATACCCCAAGTGGTAGATGTATTCAAAAAATTGATTATTCAAAGAGTAATAAAGTTGTAAAGAATAGTCAGTCTTCAACGAATAAAGATTTTGCAACTGATAATAAAAGAACTGTATTTGCTTCAGGGGGAATAAAACCAGATACAATTGTAAAATCCGAAGATGAGTCTGCAATTTTAAAAGAGCTTAGCTCAAAGGGTATAATATTTAAATTTGCTACAGATTATTTTAGCCAGACTAACAAAAATAATTTTATTAACGATTCCAATGATAATTTATATAGGTTATTTGCTGATTTTATTAAAAAAGAAAAGTTTGAATACTCAACTTCCGCAGAAAAACAAATTACTGAATTAATTAATACTTCCGAAAAAGAAAAGTACAGTATTAAAATTCTTGATGAATTAATCAATTTAAAAAATAAATTGAAAGGGATTAGAGATCAGGAAATGGAAAATCATAAGAATGAAATTGTTGTTGCTTTAAAAAACGAATTGTATACAAGATTTGAGGGACTGGCTGGCAGAATTAGAAATTCTCTATCGTATGACAAGCAATTCCAAGTAGCATTATCAATTTTAAAGGATGATAAACTTTATTCGCACTTATTGACTCATAATTGA
- the htpG gene encoding molecular chaperone HtpG, with the protein MATENGTVKQYEFKAEIKQLLNILVHSLYTHKEIFLRELISNSSDALDKLRFESVSGNKIADSDLPLEIKIDFIKDKNIITVSDTGIGMTKDELISNVGTIAKSGSAEFLEKISSENKDISNIIGKFGVGFYSVFMVAKEVIIKTKSFMEDEAGVQWQSDGLGSYEIVPLFEKIKRGTTIEIHLRDDATEFADKYRLQSIIKKHSNFISFPIYLESERINTIAALWREPKSSITKEQYKEFYQFMTYDQEEPLDTIHITIDAPIQFNTLIFIPKKNQGIFGYNRNEYGLDLYVKRVLIQHQNKDLLPEYLSFVKGVVDSEDLPLNISRETLQENIIFNKISQTVANQILSFLSKMAVDDLEKYKEFWKEHSKIFRLGYSDYANKEKVSELLRFNSSNLNNADDLISLKEYCERMKSGQKEIYFLSGASRDAIISNPHLEIFKNKGLEVLYLYDPIDEFVMDSLREYKTFALKAVEQVDTNTLKQFDDIIKKEDSSPELSKDEEKKFDKLLKRIKEILGDKVTEVRISSRLTDSPSCLVNPADGITSQMQKMLQIVTKDSTIPKKILEVNKNHKLFRNLLKIYSANPQDDYITLVAEQLYESSLLLEGYLTDPHNLVNRIKNILEKSSEWHIAVRS; encoded by the coding sequence ATGGCAACTGAAAATGGAACTGTAAAACAGTATGAATTCAAAGCTGAAATTAAACAGCTACTAAATATATTGGTGCATTCTTTATATACGCATAAAGAAATATTTCTTCGCGAACTTATTTCAAATTCATCTGATGCTTTGGACAAACTTAGATTTGAATCAGTGAGTGGAAACAAAATTGCAGATAGCGATCTTCCATTGGAAATCAAGATAGATTTTATAAAAGATAAAAATATTATTACAGTTTCTGATACTGGTATTGGAATGACAAAAGATGAATTGATTTCCAATGTTGGAACAATAGCTAAATCCGGTTCCGCTGAATTTCTTGAAAAAATTTCTAGTGAGAATAAAGATATTTCCAACATTATTGGAAAGTTTGGCGTTGGATTTTATTCTGTATTTATGGTTGCAAAGGAAGTAATTATAAAAACTAAATCTTTTATGGAAGATGAAGCTGGGGTTCAATGGCAATCGGATGGGCTAGGGAGTTATGAAATTGTACCACTATTTGAAAAAATTAAACGCGGTACTACTATCGAAATTCATTTAAGAGATGATGCAACTGAATTTGCAGATAAGTACCGATTGCAAAGTATAATTAAAAAGCACTCCAACTTTATTTCGTTTCCAATTTATTTGGAAAGTGAAAGAATAAACACGATTGCAGCACTTTGGCGCGAACCGAAATCCTCCATAACCAAGGAACAGTATAAAGAATTTTATCAATTTATGACCTATGATCAGGAAGAGCCTTTGGATACTATTCATATTACAATTGATGCTCCGATCCAGTTTAATACTTTGATTTTCATTCCTAAAAAAAACCAGGGTATTTTTGGCTATAACCGAAATGAATATGGGCTGGATTTATATGTGAAAAGAGTTTTGATACAACATCAGAATAAAGATTTGCTCCCAGAATATCTTTCCTTTGTTAAAGGTGTAGTTGATTCTGAAGATTTACCGCTAAATATTTCCCGCGAGACTCTTCAGGAAAATATTATTTTTAATAAAATATCTCAAACAGTCGCTAACCAAATTCTTTCATTTTTGTCTAAAATGGCTGTTGATGATCTGGAGAAGTATAAAGAATTCTGGAAAGAACATAGCAAAATATTCAGACTCGGTTATTCAGATTATGCGAACAAAGAAAAAGTTTCCGAGTTGTTAAGATTTAATTCATCAAATTTAAATAATGCTGATGACTTGATATCTCTGAAAGAATATTGTGAAAGGATGAAGTCCGGACAAAAGGAAATTTATTTTCTTTCCGGTGCAAGCAGGGACGCTATTATTTCAAATCCACATTTAGAAATATTCAAAAACAAAGGTCTGGAAGTTTTATATTTATACGATCCAATTGATGAATTCGTTATGGATTCACTAAGAGAATATAAAACATTTGCGCTTAAAGCTGTAGAACAAGTTGATACAAACACTTTAAAACAATTTGATGATATTATAAAAAAGGAAGATAGTTCACCAGAATTATCGAAAGATGAAGAAAAGAAATTTGACAAACTGCTTAAAAGAATAAAAGAAATTTTAGGTGACAAAGTTACAGAGGTTCGGATTTCAAGCAGGTTAACAGACAGCCCTTCCTGCCTCGTCAATCCGGCAGACGGGATAACATCCCAGATGCAAAAAATGCTTCAGATAGTAACTAAAGATTCTACAATTCCGAAAAAAATATTAGAAGTTAATAAGAACCATAAACTTTTTAGAAATTTGCTAAAGATTTATTCCGCCAACCCGCAGGATGACTATATCACACTCGTTGCTGAGCAACTTTATGAATCTTCGCTTTTACTTGAAGGATATTTGACTGATCCTCATAATCTTGTTAACAGGATTAAAAATATTTTAGAGAAATCGAGTGAATGGCATATTGCAGTTAGAAGTTAA
- a CDS encoding exonuclease domain-containing protein encodes MTDKNIFDLIIDEAEFCVLDVETTGMSPNNCRVIEIGIVKINNLKVTDRFHSLINPGTEIPYFITQLTGISNSDVYDAPYFDEIISKVQEFIKDTIIVAHNAQFDLSFLKREFNQCGIDKIPNPSLCTLKLARKLYPQFKSKSLGAMVKNLGITHKNVHRALGDASATAKILLKMLIELQENQNVHVVSDLLNYQYIPLLKENYKLIKKKLLNDFTRLPEAPGVYFFKNSKDEILYVGKAKSLKDRVKNYFSSTALSKSRKIVRQASKIEFETTNSELTALITEAELIKIHNPKHNYQLKKYGQTYFIRVNKNTRFANIESSSHFDLDGNDYFGPYSNQDTLKNLIELINKTFNLRECDDKEFAKLKECYLHQLHRCMAPCINQNISEHYIEELKLVYDFLSGKNQIALNRLINKMKDLSEKRKYEEAGQIRDLVNLILAQIHKTSVIAEPINTANVLIIVSGNGKNDFLLLSSGKLFIKDYLMNDLNLFDTAIEDYYNGTVSLFQEVDKKDLEKIKITLGWLIRNRTSVKVYYLKDYTSREQLFNSITQNQIIHSEQPVEYFDDVSE; translated from the coding sequence ATGACGGATAAAAACATATTTGATTTAATTATAGATGAAGCGGAATTCTGCGTTCTTGATGTTGAAACAACTGGAATGAGTCCTAATAACTGTAGAGTTATTGAAATAGGTATTGTTAAGATTAATAATTTAAAAGTTACGGACAGATTTCATTCATTAATAAACCCGGGGACTGAGATTCCATACTTTATAACACAGTTAACTGGTATTTCCAATTCCGATGTTTACGATGCGCCATATTTTGATGAAATTATTTCTAAAGTACAGGAATTTATTAAGGATACAATTATTGTTGCTCATAATGCCCAATTTGATCTTTCATTCCTTAAACGAGAATTCAATCAATGTGGAATTGATAAAATACCAAACCCATCTTTATGTACACTAAAACTTGCAAGGAAATTATATCCGCAATTTAAAAGTAAATCGCTTGGCGCTATGGTAAAAAATTTAGGGATCACTCATAAAAATGTACACCGTGCTTTGGGAGATGCATCAGCAACAGCTAAAATACTTTTAAAGATGCTAATTGAATTGCAGGAAAATCAAAATGTGCATGTTGTCTCCGATTTACTTAACTACCAATACATTCCATTACTTAAAGAAAATTATAAACTGATAAAGAAAAAATTATTAAATGATTTTACCAGGTTACCAGAAGCACCAGGAGTATATTTCTTTAAAAACTCAAAAGATGAAATATTGTATGTTGGAAAAGCAAAATCCTTAAAAGATCGGGTAAAAAATTATTTTTCTTCCACAGCATTGAGCAAATCGCGCAAAATAGTTCGCCAGGCAAGTAAGATCGAATTTGAAACAACTAATTCTGAATTAACAGCTTTAATAACTGAAGCAGAACTGATTAAAATCCACAATCCCAAGCATAACTACCAACTAAAGAAATACGGGCAGACTTATTTTATCCGTGTAAATAAAAATACCAGGTTTGCTAATATAGAAAGCAGCAGTCATTTTGATTTAGATGGTAATGATTATTTTGGTCCATATTCAAATCAGGATACATTAAAAAACTTAATTGAATTGATAAATAAGACTTTCAATTTGCGGGAATGCGATGATAAAGAATTTGCAAAATTAAAAGAATGCTACTTACATCAATTACACCGCTGTATGGCTCCATGTATTAATCAAAATATTTCTGAGCACTACATAGAAGAATTAAAACTTGTCTACGATTTTTTATCAGGCAAAAATCAAATTGCATTAAATAGACTCATAAATAAAATGAAGGATTTATCCGAGAAAAGGAAATATGAGGAAGCAGGACAAATTAGGGATCTTGTTAATTTGATATTAGCTCAAATCCATAAAACTTCTGTAATTGCTGAGCCCATCAATACTGCAAACGTTTTAATTATTGTTAGTGGAAATGGTAAAAATGATTTTTTGCTTCTTTCTTCCGGAAAACTTTTTATAAAAGATTACTTGATGAATGATCTAAATCTTTTCGATACTGCAATTGAAGATTATTACAATGGAACAGTTTCACTTTTTCAGGAGGTTGACAAAAAAGATCTTGAAAAAATTAAAATTACACTTGGCTGGTTAATAAGAAACAGAACCAGCGTAAAAGTATATTATCTTAAAGACTATACTTCCAGGGAACAACTATTTAATTCAATAACACAAAATCAAATTATACATTCTGAACAACCGGTTGAATATTTTGACGATGTAAGCGAGTAA
- a CDS encoding TIGR00282 family metallophosphoesterase — translation MNSINILFIGDIIGKPGLDMVITWLPSLVKKYKTDFIIANGENVSDGKGCTEKEGKILFDLGVNVITGGNHTWDKHQSQDYLKIEDRYLRPQNYPKGTFGRGFRISESKKGKVAVLNLQGRAFMATIDCPFRSADWVLERIKNETKVILIDFHAEATAEKLALANYLDGKISAFVGTHTHIQTADERILPKGTGYITDVGMTGPYDSVIGMKTEAAINRFVYQTPQKYQTAENDVHLCGMVYKIDTDSGKTVEIERILLPEFTRQNS, via the coding sequence ATGAATTCAATCAACATTTTGTTTATTGGTGATATAATTGGAAAACCAGGTCTAGATATGGTAATAACCTGGCTGCCAAGTTTAGTAAAAAAATACAAAACTGATTTTATTATTGCTAACGGGGAAAATGTATCCGACGGTAAAGGATGCACAGAAAAAGAAGGGAAGATTCTTTTTGATCTGGGTGTAAATGTAATTACTGGCGGAAATCATACATGGGATAAACATCAATCACAGGATTATCTAAAAATAGAAGATCGTTATTTGCGTCCACAAAACTATCCCAAAGGAACATTTGGCAGAGGTTTCCGAATATCTGAATCTAAAAAGGGAAAGGTTGCTGTTCTTAATTTACAAGGCAGAGCATTTATGGCTACAATTGATTGTCCATTTCGATCAGCAGATTGGGTGCTTGAAAGAATTAAAAATGAAACAAAAGTCATCCTAATCGATTTTCATGCTGAGGCTACAGCCGAAAAATTAGCCTTAGCTAACTATCTTGATGGAAAGATTAGTGCATTTGTTGGAACGCATACTCACATCCAAACTGCTGATGAAAGAATTCTACCTAAAGGTACCGGCTATATAACTGACGTTGGAATGACTGGTCCCTATGATTCTGTAATTGGAATGAAAACAGAAGCTGCAATAAATCGATTCGTTTACCAGACTCCGCAAAAATATCAAACAGCAGAAAATGATGTTCATCTGTGTGGAATGGTTTATAAAATTGATACAGATTCTGGAAAAACTGTTGAGATTGAGAGAATTTTATTACCAGAATTCACACGCCAAAATTCTTGA
- a CDS encoding bifunctional 5,10-methylenetetrahydrofolate dehydrogenase/5,10-methenyltetrahydrofolate cyclohydrolase, whose protein sequence is MNLIDGKKVSDQIKAELKEKVALLIKDGKGVPGLVTILVGQNPASVSYVNSKSKDCIELGMFSVVEKLIEEISENELLALIEKYNQDKNINGILVQLPLPKHIDENKIIEAILPAKDVDGFHPISVGKLVIGLETFYPCTPAGIQELLKRYNIETTGKHVVVVGRSNIVGKPIANIMLQKKDFANSIVTICHTAAKDLSQYTRSADILIAAIGKPNCITADMVKENAVVIDVGINRVEDKSLPKGYKIVGDVDFENVAPKTSFITPVPGGVGLMTRAMLLMNTYKAYLMQNNMKV, encoded by the coding sequence ATGAATTTGATTGATGGTAAAAAAGTTAGCGATCAGATAAAAGCGGAATTGAAAGAAAAGGTTGCATTATTAATTAAAGATGGAAAGGGTGTTCCTGGTTTAGTAACCATTCTCGTTGGACAAAATCCCGCCTCAGTATCGTACGTGAATAGTAAAAGCAAAGACTGTATTGAACTTGGTATGTTTTCAGTTGTTGAAAAATTAATAGAAGAAATTAGCGAGAATGAACTTTTAGCTTTAATTGAAAAATATAATCAGGATAAAAATATTAACGGTATATTAGTCCAGCTACCTTTACCAAAACATATTGACGAAAATAAAATTATTGAAGCCATTCTTCCGGCTAAAGATGTGGATGGATTTCATCCGATTAGTGTAGGTAAATTAGTTATTGGGCTGGAAACATTTTATCCCTGTACACCAGCCGGTATCCAAGAACTATTGAAAAGATATAACATTGAAACAACTGGGAAACATGTTGTAGTTGTTGGGCGCAGCAACATTGTTGGAAAACCAATCGCAAACATTATGCTTCAGAAAAAAGATTTTGCAAATTCAATAGTTACTATTTGCCATACAGCCGCAAAAGATTTATCCCAATATACCAGATCGGCAGATATTCTTATTGCCGCCATAGGTAAACCAAATTGCATAACGGCAGATATGGTTAAGGAAAATGCAGTTGTGATTGATGTTGGCATAAACCGGGTTGAAGATAAAAGTTTGCCAAAAGGATATAAAATTGTTGGCGATGTTGATTTTGAAAATGTTGCTCCTAAAACTTCATTTATTACTCCGGTACCTGGTGGTGTAGGACTTATGACAAGAGCAATGCTTTTAATGAATACATACAAAGCTTATTTAATGCAGAATAATATGAAGGTATAA
- the deoC gene encoding deoxyribose-phosphate aldolase — protein sequence MKLENLDSLTNELMNAYSKTSPEVFPFDKEKLSSMIDHTILKAEATRIEVEKICSEAKEFSFATVCVNPSFVPLCKTLLKNSPVKVCTVIGFPLGATITDVKKFEAEQTMQNGAEEIDMVINIGRLKQNEYQYVFEEINQIVLVAKKNNGICKVIIETALLSDEEKVKACLIAKSAGADFVKTSTGFSKGGATASDISLMRFIVGKEIGVKASGGIRTYEDAVKMIESGANRIGASASVQIVNGSKSNAVGY from the coding sequence ATGAAATTAGAAAACTTAGATTCATTAACTAATGAATTAATGAACGCATATTCAAAAACATCTCCTGAAGTTTTTCCTTTTGACAAAGAAAAACTTTCTTCCATGATCGATCATACTATTTTAAAAGCAGAAGCTACTCGGATAGAAGTAGAAAAAATTTGTTCCGAAGCTAAAGAATTTTCATTTGCAACTGTATGTGTAAATCCATCATTCGTTCCGCTCTGTAAAACATTATTGAAAAATTCGCCGGTAAAAGTTTGTACAGTAATTGGTTTTCCACTTGGTGCAACAATTACAGACGTAAAAAAGTTTGAAGCAGAGCAAACCATGCAAAATGGTGCTGAAGAAATTGATATGGTTATAAATATTGGACGATTAAAACAAAATGAATATCAATATGTTTTTGAAGAAATAAACCAAATTGTTTTGGTTGCAAAAAAAAATAATGGGATTTGTAAAGTGATTATCGAAACGGCTTTGCTTAGTGATGAAGAAAAAGTAAAAGCCTGTTTAATTGCAAAATCAGCCGGAGCCGATTTTGTAAAAACTTCTACCGGATTTAGCAAAGGTGGTGCAACTGCTTCGGATATTTCTTTAATGCGTTTTATAGTTGGAAAGGAGATTGGAGTAAAAGCTTCCGGTGGAATTAGAACTTACGAAGATGCTGTTAAAATGATCGAAAGCGGAGCAAACCGCATCGGTGCCAGCGCAAGCGTTCAAATAGTTAATGGTTCTAAAAGCAATGCGGTTGGTTACTGA
- a CDS encoding RNA methyltransferase, producing MKAFKTEQRINKITSTVRARQFSLRVVLENIHDPHNVSAILRTCDAVGVPKVSLLYTVEKFPKLSRITSASANKWVEKEKFKSVDECYGSLRKDGFRIFASSLNGDSKDFYDLDFTKKTAIVIGNEHRGVTKDAVEQADEIFRIPMFGMVQSLNVSVATAVILYEILRQRRKKGFYTKNQMDETELEKLIEEWCKK from the coding sequence GTGAAGGCATTTAAGACAGAACAAAGAATAAATAAAATTACCTCAACTGTTAGAGCGCGGCAATTTTCTTTAAGAGTCGTTCTCGAAAACATCCACGATCCGCATAATGTGAGCGCAATATTAAGAACGTGTGATGCTGTTGGTGTACCAAAAGTTTCTTTGCTTTACACGGTAGAAAAATTTCCTAAGCTAAGTAGAATTACTTCTGCATCTGCCAATAAGTGGGTGGAAAAAGAAAAGTTCAAAAGTGTTGATGAATGTTATGGCTCTTTACGTAAGGATGGATTTAGAATCTTTGCCAGTTCGCTAAATGGTGACTCAAAAGATTTTTATGATTTAGACTTTACAAAAAAAACAGCAATTGTAATTGGCAACGAACATCGTGGAGTAACCAAGGATGCCGTAGAACAAGCGGATGAAATATTCAGAATTCCTATGTTTGGAATGGTTCAAAGCCTGAATGTTTCTGTAGCAACCGCAGTAATCCTTTATGAAATATTGCGACAAAGACGCAAGAAAGGTTTTTATACAAAAAACCAAATGGATGAAACTGAATTAGAAAAATTAATAGAGGAGTGGTGTAAAAAATAA
- the aroA gene encoding 3-phosphoshikimate 1-carboxyvinyltransferase: MVQSFNKIKKVLGELNLPGDKSISHRAVMFSSLAKGTSTIENISNAEDVNSTISCFKQLGCKVEKDGNLLKITGKGFKKFKKPIEPLNTDNSGTTARLLSGILVAQDFETKIIGDLSLSARPMMRIIEPLTEMGGKIKATDTFTLPMSIKPSAKLHPIEYELPVPSAQVKSAVLLAGLHLEETTTVIEGIPSRNHTEVLLNLKTIYEENQRKIFVSKKDYPEKGEYIIPSDISSAVFFIVLTLLSKNSELKVKNVSLNPTRTGILDILKAMGAKISIENEKRKMGEHIGDIMVKSSRLKNVKIEENLIPNIIDEIPALSIAGLFAEGKFEISGAMELRFKETDRIKALCNNFKALGLNAEEFDDGFSVYGDIKNKAIKFESYDDHRIAMAMSILSMLLKDGGNVNNFECVSISNPNFLSQLKSILK, encoded by the coding sequence ATGGTGCAATCATTCAACAAAATAAAAAAAGTATTAGGTGAATTAAACTTACCTGGTGATAAATCCATTTCTCATCGTGCAGTAATGTTTTCTTCACTTGCAAAAGGAACATCAACTATAGAAAATATCTCAAATGCAGAAGACGTCAATTCTACGATCTCCTGTTTTAAGCAGCTTGGATGTAAAGTTGAGAAAGATGGAAATCTATTAAAGATAACCGGTAAAGGATTTAAAAAATTTAAAAAACCTATCGAACCATTGAATACCGATAACTCAGGAACAACTGCAAGATTGTTAAGCGGAATTCTTGTTGCACAAGATTTTGAAACAAAAATTATTGGAGATCTTTCACTTTCTGCAAGACCAATGATGCGGATAATTGAACCATTGACTGAAATGGGTGGAAAGATAAAAGCCACAGATACTTTTACTCTACCTATGTCGATCAAACCTTCAGCAAAACTTCATCCAATTGAATATGAACTGCCGGTACCAAGTGCACAAGTAAAGAGTGCTGTTCTGCTTGCAGGACTTCATCTTGAAGAAACTACAACTGTTATTGAAGGAATTCCTTCCAGAAATCATACTGAAGTTTTATTGAATCTGAAGACAATTTATGAAGAGAATCAGAGAAAAATATTTGTGTCTAAAAAGGATTATCCGGAAAAAGGGGAATACATAATTCCTTCTGATATATCGTCTGCTGTATTTTTTATTGTTCTTACTCTGTTATCAAAAAATTCTGAATTGAAAGTAAAGAATGTTAGCTTAAATCCAACCCGCACTGGAATATTGGATATTCTTAAAGCCATGGGTGCAAAGATTTCGATAGAAAATGAAAAACGAAAAATGGGAGAACACATTGGCGATATTATGGTTAAAAGCAGTCGCTTAAAGAATGTTAAAATTGAAGAAAATCTTATTCCAAATATAATTGATGAAATTCCTGCTTTATCTATTGCTGGACTATTTGCCGAGGGTAAGTTCGAAATTTCCGGCGCGATGGAATTAAGATTTAAAGAAACTGATAGAATCAAAGCTTTATGCAACAACTTCAAAGCGTTAGGTCTTAATGCGGAGGAATTTGATGATGGATTTTCTGTTTATGGAGATATAAAAAACAAAGCTATTAAATTTGAAAGTTATGATGATCACCGGATTGCAATGGCGATGAGCATTCTTTCTATGTTGTTAAAAGATGGAGGAAATGTAAATAATTTTGAGTGTGTAAGTATTTCTAATCCAAATTTTTTATCACAGCTTAAATCGATTCTAAAATAA